In Salisediminibacterium beveridgei, one DNA window encodes the following:
- a CDS encoding PTS sugar transporter subunit IIA, with amino-acid sequence MSTILQHVNEDLMMVHAKASNRNQAIEFAGDLLVKNHLATEAYISAMIQNVEENGTYIVIAPGIALPHARPEAGVLDMGISIVTLEEPIPFGHEKNDPVDIVIGLCAVDHDKHLHLLSSIISFLSDDIIKQELSEATSKQEVIQLIKRSGM; translated from the coding sequence GTGAGTACGATATTGCAGCATGTAAACGAAGATCTGATGATGGTTCATGCGAAAGCATCCAACCGGAATCAGGCGATTGAATTTGCAGGTGACCTGCTGGTGAAAAATCACCTGGCTACAGAGGCGTATATTTCAGCAATGATTCAAAATGTGGAAGAGAACGGCACTTACATCGTCATTGCGCCAGGGATTGCCTTGCCTCATGCCCGTCCTGAAGCGGGTGTGCTTGATATGGGCATCAGTATTGTCACACTCGAAGAGCCGATCCCCTTCGGCCATGAAAAGAACGACCCGGTGGATATCGTGATCGGACTGTGTGCAGTTGACCACGATAAGCATCTGCATTTACTATCGAGCATCATCAGTTTTCTGAGTGATGACATCATCAAACAGGAACTCTCTGAGGCAACTTCAAAGCAAGAAGTCATTCAATTAATCAAAAGGAGTGGGATGTAA
- a CDS encoding BglG family transcription antiterminator, translated as MKIDQMNETEVNDMRLKERPLMILKMLLKQDGAPLKISDISSALNVSDRTVRNDLDDIREELHQNSRIELLRKPGTGVWIKGDPADIQKCFKLVEEKTVVPFFTQEKRVTWIVFRLLSSDRPMLLKEIEATLKISLSSVQRDFEQVENLMNEHQFTIHRKSAHGYWVTGDEWVRRQWLFTILDSEIDTDQDITRFRLNQAFTSCISNVTHFQQRIPAILALIDKSPFNFTLQSKTNIVLHLFIIWMRSSDADSLNFDAACYGGAQEALHSLSEKLIRTILGTDAKINEHDVHYLTIHLVSSRYSTTLAPDQFSLKDDEVVSRMITIAGSFLGLDLHDDHLLRTGLFNHLDPMINRITHNIPVESSDAISIEELYPGISAAALAASQVVEAVYNVKVPKREMDYIALYFGAAIERQSPKLPLEKLHAVIICETGLGTSQFVKERLTRFLPNIHIEDVVSRYEAYRYQDDAIDLYMTTVPLNPDWTKKPVINVKPIPDYTDLLTIQSLITDIQSDQPHLYSNYSNDIIAIAKKYGLNDENFNDELIQYLQKTGIEAANTPEPQLETKKGLLTLLPENRITITDEELNCEESVFQSVELLEHKLCVLPDYKHAVINRLKSNGPYMLVTHHVALLHAKPEEGALEPSMSLLLCKKGVNFNKPGFDPVYLIFSFAATDDYSHLQALSELLLVVGEQRHVNALREMQDTREIRPYLQASLLDGKGDDEV; from the coding sequence ATGAAGATAGATCAAATGAACGAGACGGAGGTGAATGACATGCGACTGAAGGAACGGCCTTTAATGATTTTGAAAATGTTACTCAAACAAGATGGTGCTCCGCTGAAAATCAGCGACATTTCGTCTGCGCTGAATGTCTCAGACAGAACGGTTCGTAATGATCTCGATGACATTCGTGAAGAGCTTCACCAGAATAGCCGCATTGAATTACTTCGTAAGCCGGGAACCGGTGTATGGATCAAAGGCGATCCCGCTGACATACAGAAGTGTTTCAAGCTCGTTGAGGAAAAAACCGTCGTCCCCTTCTTCACACAGGAAAAACGCGTGACGTGGATTGTGTTCAGATTGCTGTCGAGTGATCGTCCTATGCTGTTAAAAGAGATCGAGGCCACACTCAAAATCAGTCTTTCCTCTGTGCAACGGGATTTTGAACAAGTGGAAAACCTCATGAACGAACATCAATTCACTATCCACCGAAAGAGTGCTCATGGCTATTGGGTAACCGGTGATGAATGGGTCCGCCGGCAATGGCTGTTTACGATACTGGATTCGGAAATCGATACGGATCAGGATATTACCCGCTTCCGCCTGAATCAGGCATTCACTTCCTGCATAAGTAACGTGACCCATTTTCAGCAAAGAATCCCTGCGATCCTGGCGCTCATCGATAAAAGCCCATTTAACTTCACATTGCAGTCGAAAACTAACATCGTGCTTCACCTCTTCATCATCTGGATGCGCTCTTCGGATGCGGATTCTTTAAACTTCGATGCAGCATGCTACGGGGGTGCGCAGGAAGCGTTACACTCCCTGAGTGAAAAACTGATCCGGACGATATTGGGGACGGATGCCAAGATCAATGAACATGACGTTCACTATTTAACGATTCATCTCGTCTCTTCAAGGTATTCCACCACGCTCGCACCGGATCAGTTCAGCTTAAAAGATGATGAGGTCGTCTCACGGATGATCACCATCGCCGGCAGCTTCCTGGGACTTGACCTGCACGATGATCATTTGCTGCGCACCGGACTATTCAATCATCTGGATCCGATGATCAATCGCATAACGCATAACATTCCCGTGGAATCATCTGATGCCATCAGCATCGAAGAGCTGTATCCGGGGATTTCAGCCGCCGCTCTGGCTGCGTCTCAAGTGGTTGAGGCGGTGTATAACGTCAAGGTCCCGAAACGTGAGATGGATTATATCGCTCTTTATTTCGGAGCAGCCATTGAACGGCAGTCTCCCAAGCTGCCATTAGAAAAACTGCATGCTGTTATCATTTGCGAAACCGGCCTTGGGACTTCGCAGTTTGTCAAAGAACGACTCACACGTTTTTTGCCGAACATTCATATCGAGGACGTCGTCAGTCGCTACGAAGCCTATCGCTACCAAGACGATGCCATCGATTTATACATGACGACCGTCCCGTTAAATCCGGACTGGACCAAGAAACCGGTCATCAACGTAAAGCCGATCCCTGACTATACGGATCTACTGACGATTCAGTCATTGATCACCGATATCCAGTCCGATCAGCCACACCTTTATTCCAATTATTCGAACGATATTATCGCCATTGCCAAAAAATACGGTTTGAATGACGAAAATTTTAATGATGAATTGATCCAATACCTTCAAAAAACAGGAATCGAGGCTGCGAATACGCCAGAACCTCAACTTGAAACGAAAAAGGGGCTACTGACGTTACTGCCGGAAAACAGGATCACCATTACCGATGAAGAGCTGAACTGTGAAGAATCCGTGTTCCAATCTGTAGAGCTCCTGGAACATAAACTGTGTGTGCTGCCTGACTATAAACATGCCGTCATCAATCGACTGAAATCGAACGGCCCTTATATGTTAGTCACCCACCACGTTGCATTGCTGCACGCGAAACCTGAGGAAGGAGCGCTGGAGCCTTCCATGTCCCTTTTGTTATGTAAAAAAGGCGTCAATTTTAACAAACCAGGATTCGACCCAGTCTATTTGATTTTTTCTTTTGCAGCAACGGATGATTATTCACACCTGCAGGCATTATCTGAACTTCTGCTCGTTGTTGGTGAACAACGACATGTCAATGCGCTACGGGAGATGCAAGATACGCGGGAAATCCGCCCTTATTTACAGGCTTCACTACTCGATGGAAAAGGAGATGACGAAGTGTGA
- a CDS encoding PTS sugar transporter subunit IIB: MYKIVAVCGAGVGSSMMLRVFTEQVIQKHGIEATVDASDIGSINPDEYDIVVTTSDFADRLSTGAAIIRMDNMTDKVFLEEELLKIIK, encoded by the coding sequence ATGTACAAAATTGTAGCGGTTTGCGGAGCAGGTGTAGGCAGCAGTATGATGCTGAGGGTATTTACGGAACAGGTGATTCAAAAGCACGGGATCGAGGCCACGGTCGATGCTTCTGATATCGGCAGCATCAATCCAGATGAATATGACATTGTCGTCACGACGTCTGATTTTGCCGATCGATTATCAACGGGCGCAGCTATTATTCGTATGGACAACATGACGGACAAAGTGTTTCTGGAAGAGGAATTACTGAAAATCATTAAGTAA
- the trpA gene encoding tryptophan synthase subunit alpha, with amino-acid sequence MKNIIIYLTLAFPNEEKFFKILDMLDRLGVYAVEIGIPDDNPFMDGKTIQASHHDVLKRKYSPETIVSMIQTIMSDYRFETVLMGYQDSFESNRIIGHDALTDAHLLCVNKALTFADHPKVIQLYDPDMDESAIQATVKHNTLFAYCMSHKSKTGVQLETSTDTAETIETVKKHAAIPAFLGFGIKDDNHAEKAASMGADGIIIGSAFVSKSIHGSIADLEQYVKDMNQAFNNRLEVY; translated from the coding sequence ATGAAAAATATCATCATTTATTTGACGCTGGCATTCCCGAATGAAGAGAAGTTTTTCAAAATACTTGATATGCTTGACCGCCTGGGCGTGTATGCCGTCGAAATCGGTATACCGGACGACAATCCGTTTATGGACGGAAAGACGATTCAAGCTTCGCATCATGACGTATTGAAACGGAAGTATTCACCCGAAACCATCGTCTCGATGATTCAAACGATCATGAGTGACTATCGGTTCGAAACCGTCCTGATGGGTTATCAGGACAGCTTTGAGTCAAACCGGATCATCGGACATGATGCTTTGACGGATGCTCATTTACTCTGTGTGAACAAAGCACTGACATTTGCAGATCATCCGAAAGTCATTCAGCTGTATGACCCGGACATGGATGAGTCAGCGATTCAGGCGACAGTAAAGCACAACACCCTGTTCGCTTATTGCATGTCACACAAATCTAAAACCGGTGTGCAGCTGGAAACCAGTACAGACACGGCGGAGACGATTGAGACCGTAAAAAAACATGCGGCGATCCCTGCTTTCCTCGGGTTTGGCATTAAAGATGACAACCATGCCGAGAAAGCAGCTTCCATGGGCGCAGACGGGATCATCATCGGTTCTGCATTCGTATCCAAAAGCATCCACGGATCCATCGCTGATTTGGAACAGTACGTCAAAGACATGAACCAGGCCTTCAACAACCGGCTTGAAGTGTATTAA
- a CDS encoding exo-beta-N-acetylmuramidase NamZ family protein, translating to MKIGLDLFLEKDYLQFKDQRIGLVTNMTGVNQGLVPAIDLFHNHPDIQLTSLYCPEHGLRGDMKEGENVDSYTDPFTHLPVYSLYGNNRKPTEEMLDRVDVLVFDLQDIGSRYYTFIYTLAYVMEASEQYGKQVVVLDRPNPVSGLNMEGNLVEDQVRSFVGLLPIPNRHGMTVGELAQLYKHEFGYDCALTVVPMEGWRREMYYDDTGLFWVSPSPNVTNSDMNTLYTGTCLIEGTNLSEGRGTTRPFEVVGAPFIDGHQLAKAFNRRSVPGVLARPTSFIPSYQKHEGEICGGVQLHLVNRQELHSLATGIYLLETIAELYQEEFEFIVNEENKFFFDLLAGTTTLRNLILNQNAQEFIRSCEDQVESFKQRRKPYLLYR from the coding sequence ATGAAGATCGGTTTAGATCTATTTTTGGAAAAGGACTATTTACAATTCAAAGATCAGCGAATTGGACTGGTTACAAATATGACGGGTGTGAATCAGGGTCTGGTGCCAGCCATTGACTTATTCCACAATCACCCTGATATCCAGCTGACATCACTGTATTGCCCGGAACACGGACTTCGAGGAGATATGAAAGAGGGAGAGAACGTGGATTCCTACACAGATCCCTTCACACATCTCCCTGTATACAGTCTCTATGGGAACAATAGAAAACCGACCGAAGAGATGCTTGATCGGGTTGATGTGCTCGTCTTTGATCTTCAGGACATCGGTTCAAGGTATTATACGTTTATCTATACGCTTGCCTATGTAATGGAAGCGAGTGAACAGTACGGGAAACAGGTGGTTGTGCTCGACCGGCCCAATCCGGTTTCAGGGCTGAATATGGAAGGGAATCTGGTGGAAGATCAAGTCCGGTCGTTTGTGGGATTACTGCCGATTCCCAACCGGCACGGAATGACGGTGGGAGAACTTGCTCAGTTGTATAAACATGAATTTGGATATGATTGTGCCCTGACCGTTGTGCCAATGGAGGGGTGGCGCCGCGAAATGTACTACGACGATACGGGGTTATTTTGGGTGTCACCGTCCCCCAATGTAACGAATAGCGATATGAACACGCTCTACACAGGAACCTGTCTCATCGAAGGCACCAACCTGTCAGAAGGCAGGGGAACAACCAGACCGTTTGAAGTGGTCGGAGCCCCTTTTATTGACGGCCATCAGCTGGCGAAAGCATTTAATCGAAGAAGCGTGCCAGGTGTACTGGCCCGTCCAACGTCATTCATTCCTAGTTATCAAAAACATGAGGGCGAGATTTGCGGAGGCGTGCAGCTGCATCTCGTCAACCGGCAGGAATTACATTCCTTAGCAACTGGTATTTACCTGCTTGAGACGATTGCAGAACTCTATCAAGAAGAATTTGAGTTTATTGTAAACGAGGAGAACAAATTTTTTTTTGATCTATTAGCAGGAACAACAACACTAAGGAATCTTATACTGAATCAGAACGCGCAAGAATTTATACGATCTTGTGAAGATCAGGTGGAATCGTTCAAACAACGAAGAAAACCTTATCTTCTATACAGATAG
- a CDS encoding PTS ascorbate transporter subunit IIC, with protein sequence MDFIMYFINNILSEAVFLVGLVVLIGMLLQKKSVDKIVSGTIKTMVGFLLITTGAQSLGVSLLPLQPLLSEVFNLNVDVPPLEEAQAQSFADIGTEMALIFAIGFLIHILFARITPFKYVHLSAHVSFFYSGLIAALLIFNTNLSLVSVVAIGSIMLALYLTITCAYINPLMKNIKGGEGFTLGHSSSSGLWIAAQLGKLVGDKENDLEKIKIPSSLSFLKEMTVALTVVMTLMFLIVSLLSGPAMVREQISDGQDIVSFSIINGLTFGLWITVIITGVRMLLSEIIPAFHGIADKLIPNAKPGLDVPLLFPNHPTSVIVGFLTSLTAGFIGMAFLGFINYPVAVFPALIPTFFTGAATAIFGNSTGGVKGALLGSFINGLILIFGQAFLLPQVGTYEPVMRILSETDYALYGPLLGYLIQFIAG encoded by the coding sequence ATGGATTTCATTATGTATTTTATTAATAACATTCTAAGTGAAGCGGTATTTCTCGTCGGACTTGTTGTTCTTATTGGCATGCTTTTGCAGAAGAAATCGGTTGATAAAATCGTCTCCGGAACCATTAAAACCATGGTCGGTTTCCTGTTAATCACCACAGGGGCACAAAGCCTGGGTGTTTCCTTGCTGCCCTTGCAGCCCCTCTTGAGTGAGGTCTTTAATTTAAATGTCGATGTGCCTCCTCTCGAAGAAGCGCAGGCTCAGAGTTTTGCGGATATCGGCACCGAAATGGCCCTGATCTTCGCCATCGGCTTTTTAATCCACATTCTTTTTGCAAGAATCACGCCATTTAAGTATGTTCACTTATCAGCCCATGTCTCGTTTTTTTACTCCGGCTTAATTGCAGCGCTCCTCATCTTCAACACAAACCTTTCGTTGGTATCTGTGGTTGCAATCGGTTCGATCATGTTGGCGCTGTATTTGACCATCACGTGTGCTTATATTAACCCGTTGATGAAAAACATCAAGGGCGGAGAAGGATTCACCCTCGGTCACTCCAGTTCAAGTGGTCTCTGGATCGCAGCTCAACTGGGTAAACTGGTTGGGGATAAAGAGAATGACCTGGAAAAAATCAAAATCCCGTCAAGTTTAAGTTTTCTAAAAGAGATGACGGTTGCATTAACCGTCGTCATGACACTGATGTTTCTGATTGTTTCGCTGTTATCCGGTCCGGCAATGGTCAGAGAACAGATCAGTGACGGCCAGGATATCGTCAGCTTTTCCATCATCAACGGGCTGACTTTCGGGCTGTGGATCACCGTCATCATTACCGGTGTCCGGATGCTCCTGTCGGAAATCATCCCTGCCTTCCACGGCATTGCCGACAAATTGATTCCCAATGCAAAACCGGGTCTTGATGTTCCGCTCTTATTTCCAAACCATCCGACATCCGTCATCGTCGGGTTCCTGACCAGTCTGACCGCAGGCTTCATCGGCATGGCCTTCCTCGGGTTCATCAACTATCCGGTGGCTGTATTCCCGGCTCTGATTCCAACGTTCTTTACCGGGGCTGCGACTGCCATCTTCGGAAATTCCACCGGAGGGGTCAAAGGGGCACTGCTCGGTTCCTTTATTAACGGCTTAATCCTGATCTTCGGACAAGCCTTCCTGCTCCCGCAAGTCGGCACGTATGAACCGGTCATGCGTATATTGAGTGAGACGGACTATGCGCTGTATGGACCACTGCTCGGTTACTTGATTCAGTTTATAGCAGGGTGA
- a CDS encoding GNAT family N-acetyltransferase, which produces MIVRKARISDARGIAKVHVDSWLSTYRGIIPDQYLDQLTYENRERLWERNIPEGIVFVAEVEGEIVGFSSGSEERSGNYEGFNGELSAVYLLEAHQGKGIGSLLVEAIVNELLAMNIRSMVVLVLKDNPSRFFYEALGGTIIDTLEIEIAGKNLSELVYGWEDIREILKKKHS; this is translated from the coding sequence ATGATCGTCCGAAAAGCACGGATTTCTGATGCACGGGGGATTGCCAAGGTGCACGTTGACAGCTGGCTATCTACATATCGAGGAATTATTCCAGATCAGTATTTAGATCAACTGACCTATGAAAACAGAGAACGGCTTTGGGAAAGAAACATTCCTGAGGGGATCGTTTTTGTTGCGGAAGTTGAAGGCGAAATCGTGGGGTTCTCGTCCGGGAGCGAAGAACGAAGCGGTAACTACGAAGGGTTCAACGGTGAACTGAGTGCGGTGTATCTTCTGGAAGCGCATCAGGGCAAGGGGATCGGGTCATTACTGGTGGAAGCGATTGTGAACGAGCTCCTTGCAATGAACATTCGCTCCATGGTCGTTCTCGTCCTGAAAGACAACCCGTCCCGGTTCTTCTATGAAGCACTCGGCGGGACCATCATCGATACCCTTGAAATCGAGATCGCAGGTAAAAACCTCAGTGAACTGGTGTATGGCTGGGAAGATATCAGGGAGATTCTAAAGAAAAAGCATTCATGA
- a CDS encoding DEAD/DEAH box helicase family protein, whose protein sequence is MKFVLLFGPQAVGKMTVGQELEKRTALKLFHNHMTIELLEPYFSFSPDMWRLSTLFRTEIFKAVADSDQEGLIFTYVWAFDQQEDWDFVDQICEIFESKGATVYFVELEADIGERLSRNKSPHRLAHKPTKRNVEWTERELTETYENHRLNSNEGEIQRDHYIRINNTHLTAGEVAKIITERFHL, encoded by the coding sequence ATGAAATTTGTACTTCTTTTTGGCCCTCAGGCAGTTGGGAAGATGACTGTCGGGCAGGAATTAGAAAAGAGAACGGCATTGAAATTGTTTCACAACCATATGACCATTGAATTACTTGAACCTTATTTCAGTTTCAGCCCTGACATGTGGCGATTATCCACCCTGTTCAGAACGGAAATCTTTAAGGCAGTCGCCGACAGTGATCAGGAAGGTTTGATCTTTACCTATGTATGGGCATTTGACCAGCAGGAGGATTGGGACTTTGTGGACCAGATCTGTGAGATTTTCGAATCCAAAGGGGCAACGGTTTATTTTGTTGAATTGGAGGCTGATATCGGCGAAAGACTCTCCCGAAATAAGAGCCCGCACCGGTTGGCACACAAGCCTACGAAAAGAAATGTTGAATGGACAGAACGTGAACTGACGGAGACATATGAGAATCACCGGTTAAACTCCAATGAGGGTGAAATTCAAAGGGATCATTACATAAGAATCAATAATACGCATTTGACTGCTGGGGAAGTTGCGAAGATCATTACAGAGCGTTTTCATTTGTAA
- a CDS encoding N-acetylglucosamine kinase: MGKPGIVQIAGTGSITYGINHNKEMDRVGGWGHFAGERGSGYALGRDALEAAFSAYDALGQATELTNLIQQHFQVERLPDIIHPVYHAENSKEIIAGLGKLVMEAADQHDPAAKTIIHTNAAHIGKSISCLINKLFQDSAQDQIIPVVLTGGVFNRLDLFRETIEAEITSHNHLVKMNIPEIEPAEGALIAAMLEAEEL; the protein is encoded by the coding sequence ATGGGCAAACCGGGCATCGTGCAGATCGCCGGCACAGGTTCAATCACGTATGGCATTAATCACAACAAAGAGATGGACCGTGTAGGCGGCTGGGGACATTTCGCCGGCGAGCGGGGCAGTGGCTACGCATTGGGACGCGACGCTTTGGAAGCTGCTTTTTCAGCATATGACGCATTAGGTCAGGCAACTGAACTGACGAATTTAATACAGCAGCATTTTCAAGTTGAACGATTGCCGGACATTATACACCCGGTTTACCATGCCGAAAATTCGAAAGAGATCATTGCAGGTCTCGGAAAATTAGTCATGGAGGCGGCTGATCAACACGATCCTGCAGCGAAAACAATCATACATACAAATGCCGCACATATCGGCAAGTCCATATCCTGCTTAATCAATAAACTCTTCCAGGATTCAGCACAAGATCAGATCATTCCCGTTGTGCTGACAGGCGGGGTGTTTAACCGGCTGGATCTGTTCCGTGAAACGATTGAAGCAGAAATTACCAGTCACAATCATCTGGTGAAGATGAACATTCCTGAGATCGAACCTGCAGAAGGTGCACTGATCGCTGCGATGTTGGAAGCTGAAGAATTATAA
- a CDS encoding ROK family protein: protein MYFIGIDGGGTKTKGILADRRGNILSEATVGPTNPNSAKMERIKEEFGTLLQTLKSTSGIHLSEVAIVFAGISGAEHPAAKGALQLALGSLFSENVKVVITNDAITALYSGTMGKPGIVQIAGTGRMMQSRRSIQVQWANRASCRSPAQVQSRMALITTKRWTV from the coding sequence ATGTATTTCATTGGCATTGATGGCGGCGGTACAAAGACAAAAGGCATACTTGCCGACAGAAGGGGCAACATCCTCTCAGAGGCAACAGTCGGCCCGACTAACCCCAACAGTGCAAAGATGGAACGGATCAAAGAAGAGTTCGGTACGCTTTTACAAACACTTAAATCGACAAGCGGGATCCATCTTTCGGAAGTGGCAATCGTCTTTGCAGGCATTTCTGGTGCTGAACACCCTGCCGCAAAAGGGGCGTTGCAATTGGCCCTTGGTTCATTATTTAGTGAAAATGTGAAGGTCGTCATCACGAATGATGCAATCACGGCGCTCTATTCAGGTACAATGGGCAAACCGGGCATCGTGCAGATCGCCGGCACAGGACGAATGATGCAATCACGGCGCTCTATTCAGGTACAATGGGCAAACCGGGCATCGTGCAGATCGCCGGCACAGGTTCAATCACGTATGGCATTAATCACAACAAAGAGATGGACCGTGTAG
- a CDS encoding MurR/RpiR family transcriptional regulator encodes MSVNGGILMLSEMLPTLPPSEKKIAMYIISNPQETVSLTAKELGKRSLTSGAAVIRLCKSLNLKGFQDLKIRIAGDLQRTDSGTIRDIEPNESPVSIIEKMTNNSIQTIKETAELLNIEELEKAIEMIRKTSRVHFVGLGASGIIAQDAQQKFLRINKNAYAFTDIHMVATQVANADENDVVVGISYSGGTAEVAKVLQLARQRNIKTISITKYGNNIVSDHADVHLYTSTTKEPTFRSGATSSRIAQLQVVDILFMCVASNLYDETVKHLDETRKAVEFLTSSNKKPEKRNGADD; translated from the coding sequence ATGTCTGTAAACGGCGGAATATTAATGCTTTCTGAAATGCTTCCCACGCTGCCCCCTTCAGAGAAGAAGATAGCCATGTATATCATTTCAAATCCTCAGGAGACCGTATCCCTTACGGCGAAAGAGTTGGGGAAACGGAGCTTGACGAGTGGCGCGGCCGTGATCAGGCTTTGCAAATCATTGAATTTAAAAGGGTTCCAGGATTTGAAAATCAGAATTGCCGGTGATCTGCAAAGGACGGACAGTGGTACAATTCGCGACATTGAGCCTAATGAATCTCCGGTGTCCATCATCGAAAAGATGACAAATAATAGCATTCAAACAATTAAGGAAACAGCAGAATTGTTGAATATCGAGGAATTGGAAAAAGCGATAGAGATGATCAGGAAAACGTCAAGGGTCCATTTCGTGGGACTCGGGGCCTCAGGGATTATCGCTCAAGATGCGCAACAAAAATTTCTCCGGATCAACAAGAATGCCTATGCATTTACAGACATTCATATGGTCGCCACACAAGTGGCCAACGCCGATGAAAATGACGTTGTGGTCGGTATATCCTATTCAGGCGGCACGGCAGAAGTTGCAAAGGTTTTGCAATTGGCAAGGCAAAGAAATATTAAAACCATCAGTATAACCAAATACGGGAATAACATTGTGTCCGATCATGCAGACGTTCATTTATATACCTCCACGACAAAAGAACCGACCTTCAGAAGCGGTGCAACCTCATCACGAATCGCCCAATTACAAGTCGTTGATATCTTATTTATGTGTGTGGCCTCTAATTTGTACGATGAAACCGTGAAGCATTTAGACGAAACGAGAAAAGCAGTAGAATTCTTAACCAGCTCGAACAAAAAGCCTGAAAAAAGAAATGGTGCGGATGATTAA
- the murQ gene encoding N-acetylmuramic acid 6-phosphate etherase — MEKLDKLLTELRNESSMNIDQESTSNILTIINEEDRTVADSVKKTLPAVEKAVDEVVQALKNGGKLFYVGAGTSGRIGILDAVECPPTFSVPSDLVQAVVAGGDSAIATAVEGAEDDEQLAAKELASRGVTELDVVIGIAASGSTPYVAGALQYAEEVGAKTVSLSSNKDSLISQYASINIEVVTGPEVLTGSTRMKAASAHKMILNMITTTTMIKIGKVYENLMVDVKVSNNKLKERAINIVSTITKVSYADAEDVLRKTDYEVKPAIVMIKADIGFASAQEYIKQTDGFIREAIQLAHK, encoded by the coding sequence ATGGAAAAGTTAGATAAATTATTAACTGAGTTACGCAATGAATCTTCAATGAACATTGACCAGGAGTCAACGTCAAATATATTGACCATCATCAATGAGGAAGACCGGACGGTGGCAGACAGCGTAAAAAAAACACTCCCTGCCGTCGAAAAAGCCGTGGATGAAGTGGTTCAGGCGTTGAAAAATGGTGGAAAACTGTTCTATGTTGGTGCTGGAACCAGTGGCAGAATCGGTATACTGGATGCGGTGGAATGTCCCCCTACATTCAGCGTACCTTCGGATTTAGTGCAAGCTGTCGTTGCCGGTGGTGACTCGGCGATTGCGACAGCGGTAGAGGGCGCTGAGGACGATGAACAACTGGCGGCAAAGGAGCTCGCGAGTCGGGGTGTCACGGAGCTGGACGTTGTCATCGGCATCGCTGCAAGCGGCAGCACACCTTACGTGGCTGGTGCGTTACAATACGCAGAAGAAGTTGGCGCAAAAACGGTCAGTTTATCCAGCAACAAGGACTCACTGATCAGTCAGTATGCCAGCATCAATATTGAAGTTGTTACCGGCCCGGAAGTCTTGACCGGTTCAACAAGAATGAAAGCGGCATCAGCGCACAAAATGATATTAAACATGATTACGACCACAACGATGATTAAAATTGGTAAAGTCTACGAGAACCTGATGGTCGACGTGAAAGTCAGCAACAATAAATTAAAGGAACGGGCGATTAACATTGTTTCTACTATCACGAAAGTTTCTTACGCAGACGCGGAGGACGTGTTGCGAAAAACAGATTATGAAGTGAAACCAGCCATCGTCATGATTAAAGCCGATATCGGCTTTGCCTCTGCACAGGAGTACATTAAACAAACAGATGGATTTATTCGTGAGGCCATCCAATTAGCCCATAAGTAA